In Tepidimonas taiwanensis, the following are encoded in one genomic region:
- the lapB gene encoding lipopolysaccharide assembly protein LapB, with protein MAFDFTWLLWALPLAFALGWLASRWDLRQWRLEGRQAPRAYFRGLNHLLNEQQDQAIDAFIEAVRHDPDAAELHFALGALFRRRGDYDRAVRVHEHLLARADLSPRDRERAQHALAHDFLKAGLLDRAEAAFQALLGTRYDTEARLALLGIHERSRDWARAAQMAEALEGSDRGSFRLRLAHHRCEQAAALQRHGHTSEALALLEALVTRIPESARAWVSLAELRQTLGNTAGALAALESLCTHCPEHVPLVAHGMAQWSRLLERVEPTRQRLRDWAQHHAPSLDVTQALASLETDPAQGRQQYLHHLRQEPSLVAATLWLAGVPLGAADEDPLVRRALERASEPLKRYRCAACGFESRQYFWHCPGCQGWDTYPPRRVEEL; from the coding sequence ATGGCATTTGATTTCACGTGGCTGCTGTGGGCGCTGCCGCTGGCGTTCGCGCTCGGCTGGCTGGCGTCGCGCTGGGATCTGCGCCAGTGGCGCCTGGAGGGCCGCCAGGCCCCGCGCGCCTATTTCCGCGGGCTCAACCACCTGCTCAATGAGCAGCAGGACCAGGCCATCGACGCGTTCATCGAGGCGGTGCGCCACGATCCGGATGCGGCCGAGCTGCATTTCGCGTTGGGCGCTCTGTTCCGCCGCCGCGGGGACTACGACCGCGCGGTGCGCGTGCACGAGCACCTGCTCGCGCGCGCCGACCTATCGCCGCGCGATCGCGAACGGGCGCAACACGCGCTGGCCCACGATTTTCTGAAGGCCGGCTTGCTGGACCGGGCCGAGGCGGCGTTCCAGGCGTTGCTGGGCACGCGCTACGACACCGAGGCGCGGCTCGCGCTGCTGGGCATTCACGAACGCTCGCGCGACTGGGCGCGGGCGGCGCAGATGGCCGAAGCCCTGGAGGGCAGCGACCGCGGCAGCTTCCGGCTGCGCCTGGCGCATCACCGCTGCGAACAGGCGGCGGCGCTGCAGCGGCATGGCCACACCAGCGAGGCTCTCGCGCTGCTGGAGGCGCTCGTGACCCGCATTCCCGAATCCGCGCGGGCCTGGGTGTCGCTGGCCGAACTGCGCCAGACGCTGGGCAACACCGCCGGGGCGCTCGCGGCGCTCGAGTCGCTGTGCACGCACTGCCCCGAGCACGTGCCGCTGGTCGCCCATGGGATGGCGCAGTGGTCGCGGCTGTTGGAGCGCGTCGAGCCGACGCGCCAGCGCCTGCGTGACTGGGCCCAGCACCACGCGCCGTCGCTGGACGTCACGCAGGCGCTCGCGTCGCTGGAAACCGACCCGGCGCAGGGCCGGCAGCAGTATCTGCACCACCTGCGGCAGGAACCATCGCTGGTCGCGGCGACGCTGTGGCTGGCCGGCGTGCCGCTCGGCGCTGCGGACGAGGACCCGCTCGTGCGCCGGGCGCTGGAGCGTGCGAGCGAACCGCTCAAGCGCTACCGCTGCGCCGCGTGCGGGTTCGAATCGCGCCAGTACTTCTGGCACTGCCCCGGCTGCCAGGGGTGGGACACCTACCCGCCGCGGCGCGTCGAGGAGCTCTGA
- a CDS encoding HU family DNA-binding protein produces the protein MNRSDMYEALAARHPHLSVTDAEMAVKTLQEALTEALIAGQRIEIRGFGSFALHERRARRARNPRTGEWVDVPPKRAVHFKPGKALREAVDRQRGRP, from the coding sequence ATGAACCGCAGTGACATGTACGAGGCGCTCGCCGCGCGCCACCCCCACCTGTCGGTGACCGACGCCGAGATGGCGGTCAAAACCCTGCAGGAGGCGTTGACCGAGGCGCTGATCGCCGGACAGCGCATTGAAATCCGGGGCTTTGGCAGCTTTGCGCTGCACGAGCGGCGGGCCCGCCGGGCGCGCAACCCGCGCACCGGCGAATGGGTCGACGTGCCGCCAAAGCGCGCCGTGCATTTCAAGCCCGGCAAGGCCCTGCGGGAAGCGGTCGACCGGCAGCGAGGTCGCCCATGA
- the gap gene encoding type I glyceraldehyde-3-phosphate dehydrogenase gives MTIRVGINGFGRIGRMVFRAAQRHFRGDIEIVGINDLLEPEYLAYMLRYDSVHGRFDGDIAVEGNTLIVNGQRIRLTAERDPANLRWGDVGADVVIESTGLFLDDASARKHLQAGARKVVMSAPSKDDTPMFVYGVNHTAYAGQDIISNASCTTNCLAPLAKVVHDKWGIKRGLMTTVHAATATQKTVDGPSNKDWRGGRGILENIIPSSTGAAKAVGKVIPSLNKKLTGMAFRVPTSDVSVVDLTCELERPASYEEICAEMRAMAEKPVAEGGLAGVLGYTEDKVVSTDFRGEPRTSVFDAEAGIQLDPTFVKLVSWYDNEWGYSNKCLEMARVVARAL, from the coding sequence ATGACCATTCGAGTCGGCATCAACGGTTTCGGGCGCATCGGGCGCATGGTGTTTCGGGCTGCGCAGCGGCACTTCCGCGGTGACATCGAAATCGTCGGGATCAACGACCTGCTCGAACCCGAGTACCTCGCCTACATGCTGCGCTACGACAGCGTGCACGGGCGTTTCGACGGCGACATCGCGGTCGAGGGCAACACGCTGATCGTCAACGGCCAGCGCATCCGCCTCACCGCCGAGCGCGATCCGGCCAATCTGCGCTGGGGTGATGTCGGCGCCGACGTGGTGATCGAGTCCACGGGTCTGTTCCTGGACGACGCGAGCGCCCGCAAGCACCTGCAGGCCGGCGCGCGCAAGGTCGTGATGAGCGCTCCCAGCAAGGACGACACGCCGATGTTCGTTTACGGCGTCAACCACACCGCCTACGCCGGGCAGGACATCATCAGCAACGCGAGCTGCACGACCAACTGCCTGGCGCCGCTGGCCAAGGTGGTGCACGACAAGTGGGGCATCAAGCGCGGCCTGATGACCACCGTGCACGCCGCCACCGCGACGCAAAAGACCGTCGACGGACCGAGCAACAAGGACTGGCGCGGTGGCCGCGGCATCCTGGAAAACATCATCCCCAGCTCCACCGGCGCGGCCAAGGCGGTGGGCAAGGTGATCCCCTCGCTGAACAAGAAGCTCACGGGCATGGCGTTCCGCGTGCCGACCAGCGACGTCTCGGTGGTCGACCTCACCTGCGAGCTCGAGCGCCCGGCCAGCTACGAGGAGATCTGCGCCGAGATGCGCGCGATGGCCGAAAAGCCGGTGGCCGAGGGCGGGCTGGCCGGCGTGCTCGGCTACACCGAGGACAAGGTGGTCTCCACCGACTTCCGCGGCGAGCCGCGCACCAGCGTGTTTGACGCCGAGGCCGGCATCCAGCTCGACCCCACCTTCGTCAAGCTCGTGTCGTGGTACGACAACGAGTGGGGCTACTCCAACAAGTGCCTGGAGATGGCGCGCGTCGTGGCGCGCGCGCTCTGA
- the rpsA gene encoding 30S ribosomal protein S1, with translation MSESFAALFEESLKRAEMRAGEVITAEVVRIDHNHVVVNAGLKSEAYIPLSEFKNDQGELEVQVGDFVAVAVEAVENGYGDTILSRDKAKRLASWMALEKALESGEFVTGTTTTKVKGGLKVMVNGISAFLPGSLVDTRPVKDLTPYEGKTMEFKVIKLDRKRNNVVLSRRAVIEASMGEERAKLLETLKEGAIVTGVVKNITEYGAFVDLGGIDGLLHITDMAWRRVRHPNEVVQVGQEVTAKVLKFDPERQRVSLGLKQMGDDPWLGVARRYPAGTRLFGKVTNITDYGAFVELEPGIEGLVHVSEMDWTNKNVAPNKVVSIGDEVEVMVLDIDEDKRRISLGMKQCKPNPWQEFADTHKRGDKVKGPIKSITDFGVFVGLENGIDGLVHLSDLSWNEPGEVAVRNYKKGQEVEAVVLGVDVERERISLGIKQLDADPFTTFVSIHDKGATVTGTVKSVDAKGAEIDLGQDVVGYLRASEISRDRVEDARNVLKVGDEVTAVIVNIDRKNRSIQLSIKAKDAADQQEAMASLAQSSGTAGTTNLGALLRAKLDSQNG, from the coding sequence ATGTCTGAATCGTTTGCCGCCCTGTTCGAAGAGTCGCTCAAGCGCGCCGAGATGCGCGCCGGCGAGGTCATCACCGCCGAGGTGGTGCGCATCGACCACAACCACGTGGTCGTCAACGCAGGGCTGAAATCCGAGGCCTACATCCCCCTGAGCGAGTTCAAGAACGACCAGGGCGAGCTCGAGGTCCAGGTCGGTGACTTCGTCGCCGTGGCGGTCGAGGCCGTCGAGAACGGCTATGGCGACACCATCCTGTCGCGCGACAAGGCCAAGCGGCTGGCCTCGTGGATGGCGCTGGAAAAGGCGCTGGAGTCGGGCGAATTCGTCACCGGCACCACCACCACCAAGGTCAAGGGCGGCCTCAAGGTCATGGTCAACGGCATCAGCGCCTTCCTGCCCGGCTCGCTGGTCGACACGCGGCCGGTCAAGGATCTCACGCCCTACGAGGGCAAGACCATGGAGTTCAAGGTCATCAAGCTCGACCGCAAGCGCAACAACGTGGTGCTGAGCCGTCGCGCGGTGATCGAGGCCTCGATGGGCGAAGAACGCGCCAAGCTGCTCGAAACCCTCAAGGAAGGCGCGATCGTCACCGGCGTCGTCAAGAACATCACCGAGTACGGGGCGTTCGTCGACCTCGGCGGCATCGACGGGCTGCTGCACATCACCGACATGGCGTGGCGCCGCGTGCGTCACCCGAACGAGGTGGTGCAGGTCGGCCAGGAAGTCACCGCCAAGGTGCTCAAGTTCGACCCCGAGCGTCAGCGCGTGTCGCTGGGCCTCAAGCAAATGGGCGACGACCCGTGGCTGGGCGTGGCGCGCCGCTACCCGGCCGGCACGCGCCTCTTTGGCAAGGTCACCAACATCACCGACTACGGCGCGTTCGTCGAGCTGGAGCCCGGCATCGAGGGCCTGGTGCACGTGTCCGAAATGGACTGGACGAACAAGAACGTCGCGCCGAACAAGGTCGTGTCCATCGGCGACGAAGTCGAGGTCATGGTGCTCGACATCGACGAGGACAAGCGCCGCATCAGCCTGGGCATGAAGCAGTGCAAGCCCAACCCGTGGCAGGAGTTCGCCGACACGCACAAGCGCGGCGACAAGGTCAAGGGCCCGATCAAGTCGATCACCGACTTCGGCGTCTTCGTCGGCCTGGAAAACGGCATCGACGGGCTGGTGCACCTGTCCGACCTGTCGTGGAACGAGCCCGGCGAAGTGGCCGTGCGCAACTACAAGAAGGGCCAGGAAGTCGAAGCGGTCGTGCTCGGTGTGGACGTCGAGCGCGAGCGCATCAGCCTGGGCATCAAGCAGCTCGACGCCGATCCGTTCACGACCTTCGTGTCGATCCACGACAAGGGCGCGACCGTCACCGGCACCGTCAAGTCGGTCGATGCCAAGGGCGCCGAGATCGACCTGGGGCAGGATGTCGTCGGCTACCTGCGCGCCAGCGAGATCTCGCGTGACCGCGTCGAGGACGCGCGCAACGTGCTGAAGGTCGGCGACGAAGTCACCGCGGTGATCGTCAACATCGACCGCAAGAACCGCAGCATCCAGCTCTCGATCAAGGCCAAGGACGCTGCCGACCAGCAGGAAGCGATGGCGAGCCTGGCGCAGTCGTCCGGCACGGCCGGCACGACCAACCTGGGGGCGCTGCTGCGCGCCAAGCTCGACAGCCAGAACGGCTGA
- a CDS encoding LapA family protein → MKVLGWLWKAAAFFLVFALALNNQAPVRVHGLFGAYWDAPLALVLLIVLFAGVLLGMAVMAPLWWRARRHARTPATPPAPAPTPVADDASVHGI, encoded by the coding sequence ATGAAGGTGTTGGGCTGGCTGTGGAAGGCGGCGGCGTTTTTCCTCGTCTTCGCGCTGGCACTCAACAACCAGGCGCCGGTGCGCGTGCACGGGCTGTTCGGCGCGTACTGGGACGCGCCGCTCGCACTGGTGCTGCTGATCGTGCTGTTCGCCGGGGTGCTGTTGGGGATGGCGGTGATGGCACCGCTGTGGTGGCGCGCCCGTCGCCACGCCCGCACGCCGGCGACCCCGCCGGCCCCTGCCCCCACCCCCGTCGCTGACGACGCGTCCGTGCATGGCATTTGA
- a CDS encoding bifunctional 3-phosphoshikimate 1-carboxyvinyltransferase/cytidylate kinase: MYRTAFLDIPPLTRAGGTVRLPGSKSISNRVLLLAALCDGETVIEDLLDSDDTRVMLDALVALGCGLQRLGPTTVRVRGLGGRLAVREARLFLGNAGTAMRPLTAALAVLTAQQGGRFELSGVPRMHERPIGDLVDALVELGARVQPLGQPGYPPLAVGGEPTSLRLDTPVRVRGDVSSQFLTALLLALPLAAAQRPITIEVLGELISKPYIEITLRLLERFGVTVQRAGWSRFVIPAGARYTTPGRIHVESDASSASYFIATGAIAATDAPVTIEGLGLASIQGDIRFVEAAQAMGAHIDGEANRLHVRRGAWPLRAIDLDCNHIPDAAMTLAVMALYADGPSTLRHIGSWRVKETDRIAAMATELRKFGASVEEGPDWLRVHPLPHDGSGWRAAAIHTYDDHRMAMCASLAAFNPARQPVRILDPQCVGKTFPDYFETLWTVTQADPARIPVLCIDGPTASGKGTLAAAVAERLGYHVLDSGALYRLVGLAAERAGIATDEAALADPAVVARLAALAERLPVRFGDGRIWLDGDDVTQAVRSEAAGMAASRVSALPAVRAALLALQRGFRRLPGLVADGRDMGTVVFPDAPLKVFLTASAATRAQRRYEQLISRGEPANIDSLLADLEARDARDRARAAAPLKPAEDALLLDNSALSVDETVQTVLSWWQRRQPFGD; the protein is encoded by the coding sequence ATGTACCGCACCGCCTTCCTCGACATCCCCCCGCTGACGCGCGCCGGCGGCACCGTCCGGCTGCCGGGCTCCAAGAGCATCTCCAACCGCGTGTTGCTGCTCGCCGCGCTGTGCGACGGCGAGACGGTGATCGAAGACCTGCTCGACTCCGATGACACACGGGTGATGCTCGACGCGCTGGTGGCGCTGGGCTGCGGACTGCAGCGGCTCGGGCCGACCACGGTGCGCGTGCGCGGGCTGGGCGGGCGGCTGGCGGTACGCGAGGCGCGGCTGTTCCTCGGCAACGCGGGCACGGCGATGCGGCCGCTGACGGCGGCGCTGGCCGTGCTGACCGCGCAGCAGGGCGGGCGCTTCGAGCTGTCGGGCGTGCCGCGCATGCACGAACGCCCGATCGGCGACCTGGTCGATGCGCTGGTCGAACTCGGCGCGCGCGTGCAACCGCTGGGCCAGCCGGGCTATCCGCCACTGGCCGTCGGGGGCGAACCCACGTCGCTGCGGCTGGACACCCCCGTGCGCGTGCGCGGCGACGTGTCCAGCCAGTTCTTGACGGCGCTGCTGCTGGCGCTGCCGCTGGCCGCGGCGCAGCGTCCGATCACCATCGAGGTGCTGGGCGAGCTGATCTCCAAGCCGTATATCGAGATCACGCTGCGGCTGCTGGAGCGCTTCGGCGTGACGGTGCAGCGCGCGGGCTGGTCGCGCTTCGTCATCCCCGCGGGGGCGCGCTACACGACGCCCGGGCGCATCCACGTCGAATCGGACGCCTCGTCGGCCAGCTATTTCATCGCCACCGGCGCCATCGCCGCGACCGACGCCCCCGTCACGATCGAGGGGTTGGGCCTCGCCTCGATCCAGGGCGACATCCGCTTCGTCGAGGCGGCGCAAGCCATGGGCGCGCACATCGACGGCGAAGCCAACCGGCTGCACGTGCGCCGCGGCGCCTGGCCGCTGCGCGCCATCGACCTGGACTGCAATCACATCCCGGACGCGGCGATGACGCTGGCGGTGATGGCGCTGTACGCCGACGGCCCCAGCACGCTGCGCCACATCGGCAGCTGGCGTGTGAAGGAAACCGACCGCATCGCGGCGATGGCCACCGAGCTGCGCAAATTTGGCGCAAGCGTCGAGGAGGGCCCGGACTGGCTGCGCGTGCACCCGCTGCCCCACGACGGCAGCGGCTGGCGCGCCGCGGCGATCCACACCTACGACGACCACCGCATGGCGATGTGCGCGTCGCTGGCCGCCTTCAACCCCGCGCGGCAGCCGGTGCGCATCCTCGACCCGCAATGCGTCGGCAAGACCTTCCCCGATTATTTCGAGACGCTGTGGACGGTGACGCAGGCCGACCCCGCCCGCATTCCCGTGCTCTGCATCGACGGCCCGACCGCGTCGGGCAAGGGGACGCTGGCCGCCGCGGTGGCCGAGCGGCTGGGCTACCACGTGCTGGACTCGGGCGCGCTGTACCGGCTGGTGGGACTGGCCGCCGAGCGCGCGGGCATCGCCACCGACGAGGCGGCGCTGGCCGACCCCGCGGTCGTCGCACGGCTGGCAGCGCTGGCCGAGCGGCTGCCGGTGCGCTTCGGCGACGGGCGCATCTGGCTCGACGGCGACGACGTGACGCAGGCCGTGCGCAGCGAGGCCGCCGGCATGGCGGCCTCGCGCGTGTCGGCGCTGCCCGCGGTGCGCGCGGCGCTGCTGGCGCTGCAGCGCGGCTTTCGGCGGCTGCCGGGGCTGGTCGCCGACGGCCGCGACATGGGGACGGTCGTGTTTCCGGACGCGCCGCTCAAGGTCTTCCTCACCGCCAGCGCCGCCACGCGCGCCCAGCGGCGGTACGAGCAGTTGATTTCGCGTGGAGAACCCGCTAACATTGATAGCCTTTTGGCCGACCTTGAGGCGCGGGATGCGCGCGACCGAGCGCGCGCGGCGGCGCCGCTTAAGCCGGCCGAAGATGCGTTGCTGCTTGACAACTCTGCTCTGTCCGTCGACGAGACGGTGCAGACGGTACTGTCGTGGTGGCAGCGCCGCCAGCCGTTTGGCGACTGA
- the fba gene encoding class II fructose-bisphosphate aldolase (catalyzes the reversible aldol condensation of dihydroxyacetonephosphate and glyceraldehyde 3-phosphate in the Calvin cycle, glycolysis, and/or gluconeogenesis) produces the protein MALITLRQLLDHAAEHGYGLPAFNVNNMEQIHAIMQAADAVDSPVILQGSAGARSYAGEPFLRHLVAAAIEMYPHIPVCMHQDHGASPGVCMRSIQSGFSSVMMDGSLLEDGKTPASYEYNVRVTRQVADIAHACGVSVEGELGCLGSLETGKAGEEDGHGAEGELDHSMLLTDPDEAADFVQKTQVDALAIAIGTSHGAYKFSQKPTGKVLRIDRVKEIHARIPNVHLVMHGSSSVPEDWLAIINRYGGDMGQTYGVPVEEIVEGIKHGVRKVNIDTDLRMAATGAIRQHLAEDRKNFDPRKFLKEATKAMSAICKARYEAFGSAGMASRIGRIYSLDEMRRRYEKGELAPRVS, from the coding sequence ATGGCCCTGATCACCCTGCGCCAACTGCTGGACCACGCGGCCGAGCATGGCTACGGCCTGCCAGCGTTCAACGTCAACAACATGGAGCAGATCCACGCCATCATGCAGGCGGCCGACGCGGTCGACAGCCCCGTCATCCTGCAAGGGTCGGCGGGGGCGCGCTCCTACGCCGGTGAGCCGTTCCTGCGCCACCTCGTGGCCGCCGCGATCGAGATGTACCCGCACATCCCCGTGTGCATGCACCAGGACCACGGCGCGTCGCCGGGCGTGTGCATGCGCTCGATCCAGTCGGGCTTCAGCTCGGTGATGATGGACGGCAGCCTGCTGGAAGATGGCAAGACGCCGGCGAGCTACGAGTACAACGTGCGCGTCACGCGCCAGGTCGCCGACATCGCGCACGCCTGTGGCGTCTCGGTCGAAGGCGAGCTGGGCTGCCTCGGGTCGCTGGAGACCGGCAAGGCCGGCGAGGAAGACGGGCACGGCGCCGAGGGCGAGCTCGATCACTCGATGCTGCTGACCGACCCGGACGAGGCCGCCGACTTCGTGCAGAAGACCCAGGTCGACGCGCTCGCGATCGCCATCGGCACCAGCCACGGCGCGTATAAGTTCTCGCAAAAGCCCACCGGCAAGGTGCTGCGCATCGACCGCGTCAAGGAAATCCACGCCCGCATCCCGAACGTCCACCTGGTCATGCACGGCAGCTCCAGCGTGCCGGAAGACTGGCTCGCCATCATCAACCGCTACGGCGGCGACATGGGCCAGACCTACGGGGTGCCGGTGGAGGAGATCGTCGAGGGCATCAAACACGGCGTGCGCAAGGTCAACATCGACACCGACCTGCGCATGGCCGCCACCGGCGCGATCCGCCAGCACCTGGCCGAAGACCGCAAGAACTTCGACCCGCGCAAGTTCCTCAAGGAAGCGACCAAGGCGATGTCGGCCATCTGCAAGGCGCGCTACGAGGCATTCGGCAGCGCCGGCATGGCCAGCCGCATCGGCCGCATCTACAGCCTCGACGAGATGCGCCGCCGCTACGAAAAGGGCGAGTTGGCCCCGCGGGTGTCCTGA
- a CDS encoding phosphoglycerate kinase, with translation MDILRFADLCARGEVAGKRVFIRSDLNVPLGDGGRITDDTRIRASVPAIQMALDAGAAVMVTSHLGRPTEGQPKPEDSLAPVAARLAELLGREVPLVTDWVDGGFALAPGQVVLLENCRLNKGEKKNDPELARRMAALCDIFVHDAFGTAHRAEATTTGIAEYAPVACAGPLLAAEIDALTRALEQPARPLVAIVGGSKVSTKLSILESLADKVDQLIVGGGIANTFLLAAGHPIGASLAEPDMVEQARRVMERMRARGAEVPLPEDVVVATEFSATATPRRCGVDDVRADERILDIGARSAARLADIVARAGTVVWNGPVGVFEFPAFAGGTRMLAAAIAHSPAFSIAGGGDTLAAIAQFGVTDDIGYISTGGGAFLEVLEGKTLPAFEVLQRRAQQR, from the coding sequence ATGGACATTTTGCGATTCGCCGACCTGTGCGCGCGCGGCGAGGTGGCCGGCAAGCGCGTCTTCATCCGCAGCGACCTCAACGTCCCGCTCGGTGACGGGGGCCGCATCACCGACGACACGCGCATCCGCGCCTCCGTCCCGGCCATCCAGATGGCGCTGGACGCGGGCGCGGCGGTGATGGTGACGTCGCACCTCGGCCGCCCCACCGAGGGACAGCCCAAGCCCGAGGACAGCCTGGCACCGGTGGCCGCGCGCCTGGCCGAGCTGCTCGGGCGCGAGGTGCCGCTGGTCACCGACTGGGTCGACGGGGGCTTCGCGCTCGCGCCGGGGCAGGTCGTGCTGCTGGAAAACTGCCGCCTCAACAAGGGCGAGAAGAAGAACGACCCCGAGCTGGCGCGGCGCATGGCGGCGCTGTGCGACATCTTCGTGCACGACGCCTTCGGCACCGCGCACCGGGCCGAGGCGACGACGACGGGCATCGCCGAGTACGCGCCGGTCGCTTGCGCCGGCCCGCTGCTGGCCGCGGAAATCGACGCGCTGACGCGCGCGCTGGAGCAGCCGGCGCGGCCGCTGGTCGCGATCGTCGGCGGCTCCAAGGTCTCGACGAAGCTCTCGATCCTCGAGAGCCTGGCCGACAAGGTCGACCAGCTGATTGTCGGCGGGGGGATCGCCAACACTTTCCTGCTCGCGGCCGGGCACCCGATTGGGGCGTCGCTGGCCGAGCCGGACATGGTCGAGCAGGCGCGCCGCGTGATGGAGCGCATGCGCGCGCGCGGGGCCGAGGTGCCGCTGCCCGAGGACGTGGTCGTGGCCACCGAGTTCAGCGCGACGGCCACGCCGCGGCGCTGCGGCGTCGATGACGTCCGCGCGGACGAGCGCATCCTCGACATCGGGGCGCGCAGCGCCGCACGGCTCGCCGACATCGTCGCGCGCGCCGGTACCGTGGTCTGGAACGGCCCGGTGGGCGTGTTCGAGTTTCCGGCCTTCGCCGGCGGCACGCGCATGCTCGCGGCGGCGATCGCGCATTCGCCGGCGTTCTCGATCGCCGGTGGCGGCGACACGCTGGCCGCGATCGCGCAGTTCGGCGTCACCGACGACATCGGCTACATCTCCACCGGCGGCGGCGCGTTCCTCGAAGTGCTGGAGGGCAAGACGCTGCCGGCGTTCGAGGTGCTGCAGCGCCGCGCGCAGCAGCGCTGA
- a CDS encoding prephenate dehydrogenase: MSVPTAPLTPAASLVSDRPTPADLDGTGRGPAGPATVRRLAVIGCGLMGGSFALALRAAGLVREIVGHARSPQTLAYAREHGVIDVAAPTAGAAVAGADLVLLAVPVAATEPTLRAIRPHLAADAWLMDVGSTKGDVVAAARAALGDRLPRFVPAHPIAGKERAGVEHASADLYRGCQVILTPLAETDPTLPPRATALWRALGARVRTMSPEAHDAAYAAVSHLPHLLAFAAVHALAQQADGTAYLRLAGPGFRDFTRIAASDPDVWRDILLANAAQVRAQAAHFRAALDTFEAALATGDAAALRDLIAAASRIRADWAAGAAATAPSDDTPCTAPPSSTSPR; this comes from the coding sequence ATGTCCGTCCCCACGGCGCCCCTGACACCCGCCGCCTCGCTCGTGTCCGATCGCCCGACGCCCGCCGATCTCGACGGGACGGGCCGCGGTCCCGCCGGTCCCGCGACCGTGCGGCGGTTGGCCGTGATCGGCTGCGGGCTGATGGGCGGCTCGTTTGCGCTGGCGCTGCGCGCGGCGGGGCTCGTTCGGGAGATCGTCGGGCACGCGCGCTCGCCGCAGACGCTCGCTTACGCACGCGAGCACGGCGTCATCGACGTCGCCGCCCCGACGGCCGGGGCCGCGGTGGCGGGGGCCGATCTGGTGCTGCTGGCGGTGCCGGTGGCGGCCACCGAACCCACGCTGCGCGCCATTCGCCCACACCTGGCCGCCGACGCGTGGCTGATGGATGTGGGCTCGACGAAGGGCGACGTGGTGGCGGCCGCGCGCGCGGCGCTGGGGGACCGGCTGCCGCGCTTCGTCCCCGCCCACCCGATCGCCGGCAAGGAACGCGCCGGGGTCGAGCACGCCAGTGCCGACCTGTACCGCGGCTGCCAGGTGATCCTGACCCCGCTGGCGGAGACCGACCCCACCCTGCCCCCGCGCGCGACCGCCCTGTGGCGGGCACTGGGCGCGCGCGTGCGCACAATGAGCCCCGAAGCGCACGACGCCGCCTATGCCGCAGTGAGCCACCTGCCGCACCTGCTGGCCTTTGCCGCCGTGCATGCGCTGGCGCAGCAGGCGGACGGCACCGCGTACCTGCGCCTCGCCGGGCCGGGGTTTCGGGACTTCACCCGCATCGCAGCCAGCGACCCCGACGTCTGGCGCGATATCCTGCTGGCCAACGCCGCGCAGGTGCGGGCGCAGGCGGCGCATTTCCGTGCCGCGCTGGACACCTTCGAGGCCGCACTCGCGACCGGCGACGCCGCGGCGCTGCGCGACCTGATCGCGGCGGCGAGCCGCATCCGCGCCGACTGGGCGGCGGGTGCCGCCGCGACCGCCCCCTCCGACGACACCCCATGTACCGCACCGCCTTCCTCGACATCCCCCCGCTGA
- a CDS encoding Crp/Fnr family transcriptional regulator produces the protein MIPIKTESAWRGTADCKACGIRDMVLFADLNEQDFNLIHAPIDDLVYGAGQSLYQEGESAFGVFTLRRGLIKLVRSTPDGRQRVLRVLRPGDVVGLEALATSRYDSEATALTEVSVCRIPTDVIHRLAQNSPRLHWRLLQKWQQALKEADDWLAALNFGTARQRVANFILKMRHATDPSVVTLFSREDMGAMMDLKLETVSREISALARAGVIEPLDRIGRLYRIRDEGALEAIVTG, from the coding sequence ATGATTCCGATCAAGACCGAATCTGCGTGGCGCGGCACCGCCGACTGCAAGGCGTGCGGAATCCGCGACATGGTGTTGTTCGCGGACCTCAACGAGCAGGATTTCAACCTCATCCACGCCCCGATCGACGACCTGGTGTACGGCGCGGGGCAGTCGCTGTATCAGGAAGGGGAATCGGCGTTCGGCGTCTTCACGCTGCGCAGAGGCCTCATCAAGCTCGTGCGCAGCACGCCGGACGGTCGTCAGCGCGTGTTGCGCGTGCTGCGTCCCGGCGACGTCGTCGGGCTGGAGGCGCTGGCCACCAGCCGCTACGACAGCGAAGCCACCGCGCTGACCGAGGTGTCCGTGTGCCGCATTCCCACCGACGTCATCCACCGGTTGGCGCAGAACTCGCCCCGGCTGCACTGGCGCCTGCTGCAAAAGTGGCAACAGGCGCTCAAGGAGGCCGACGACTGGCTCGCCGCGCTCAACTTCGGCACGGCGCGCCAGCGCGTCGCCAACTTCATCCTCAAGATGCGCCACGCGACCGATCCGTCGGTCGTGACGCTGTTCTCGCGCGAGGACATGGGCGCGATGATGGACCTCAAGCTCGAAACCGTCAGCCGCGAAATCAGCGCGCTGGCGCGTGCCGGCGTCATCGAGCCGCTCGACCGCATCGGGCGGCTCTACCGCATCCGCGACGAAGGGGCGCTGGAGGCCATCGTGACCGGCTGA